Proteins from a genomic interval of Colletotrichum higginsianum IMI 349063 chromosome 6, whole genome shotgun sequence:
- a CDS encoding Spermidine synthase, with protein sequence MVDGWFREISNMWPGQAMTLKVKKVVHHEKSQYQDVLIFESTDYGMVLVLDNVIQATERDEFSYQEMITHLAMNSHPNPKKVLVIGGGDGGVLREVVKHECVEEAILCDIDEAVIRLSKQFLPNMAVGFDHPKSKTHVGDGFKFLEEYKNTFDVIITDSSDPEGPAESLFQKPYFQLLHDALREGGVITTQGCTFPFVQDHQGNQGTENQWLHMPLISKLKKDCKEIFPVAEYAYTTIPTYPSGQIGFMVCTKDANRNVKEPLRKWSAEEEEKLCKYYNSEIHKASFILPNFAKKALE encoded by the exons ATGGTAGATGGCTGGTTCCGTGAGATCTCCAACATGTGGCCCG GCCAGGCCATGACCCTCAAGGTCAAGAAGGTCGTCCACCACGAGAAGAGCCAGTACCAGGATGTCCTCATCTTCGAGTCCACCGATTACGGCatggtcctggtcctggaCAATGTCATCCAGGCCACCGAGCGCGATGAGTTCTCCTACCAGGAGATGATCACCCACCTCGCCATGAACTCTCACCCCAACCCCAAGAaggtcctcgtcatcggcggcggtgacggcggcgtcctccgCGAGGTCGTCAAGCACGAGtgcgtcgaggaggccatcctTTGCGACATTGACGAG GCCGTCATCCGCCTCTCCAAGCAGTTCCTCCCCAACATGGCCGTTGGCTTCGACCACCCCAAGTCCAAGACCCACGTTGGCGACGGCTTCAAGTTCCTCGAGGAGTACAAGAACACCTTCGacgtcatcatcaccgactCCTCCGACCCCGAGGGTCCCGCCGAGTCCCTGTTCCAGAAGCCCTACTTCCAGCTCCTCCACGACGCTCTCCGCGAGGGCGGTGTCATCACTACCCAAGGTTGTACGTTCCCATTTGTTCAGGACCATCAGGGGAATCAAGGAA CCGAGAACCAGTGGCTTCACATGCCCCTCATCTCCAAGCTCAAGAAGGACTGCAAGGAGATCTTCCCTGTCGCCGAGTACGCCTACACCACCATCCCCACGTACCCCAGCGGCCAGATCGGCTTCATGGTCTGCACCAAGGACGCCAACCGCAACGTCAAGGAGCCCCTCCGCAAGTGgtccgccgaggaggaggagaagctgtGCAAGTACTACAACTCGGAGATCCACAAGGCCTCCTTCATCTTGCCCAACTTTGCCAAGAAGGCTCTCGAGTAA
- a CDS encoding GAF domain-containing protein, with the protein MALRGTALHNGTSNLSNAASLLWHAYHSLPAPSNSVNWAGFYVLDPLSTPSKPSLILGPFMGKVACQTIPFGRGVCGAAAASRETQLVPDVDMFPGHIACDGDSRSEVVVPVVVPAAEGDDGSDRLVAIIDVDCTLPGGFDDVDRVWLEKLAALLSKSCDW; encoded by the exons ATGGCCTTACGAGGGACGGCTCTTCATAACGGCACCTC CAATCTCTCCAACGCGGCCTCCCTCCTCTGGCACGCCTACCACTCCCTCCCGGCCCCCTCCAACTCGGTCAACTGGGCCGGCTTCTACGTCCTCGACCCGCTCTCCACACCCTCCAAGCCCTCCCTGATCCTGGGCCCTTTCATGGGCAAGGTCGCGTGTCAGACGATCCCCTTCGGCCGCGGCGTCtgtggcgccgccgccgcgagccgCGAGACCCAGCTCGTGCCGGACGTCGACATGTTCCCGGGCCACATCGCCTGTGACGGCGACAGCCGGagcgaggtcgtcgtccccgtcgtcgtccccgcggccgagggcgatgatggcaGCGACAGGCTtgtcgccatcatcgacgttGACTGCACCCTCCCGGGCggcttcgacgacgtcgaccgcgtctggctggagaagctcgccgccctgctgTCCAAAAGCTGCGATTGGTGA
- a CDS encoding Dienelactone hydrolase, which yields MASEHQAPRFCADCFRGTLRGDVEPQGTEETLHGLSTYVARPEPGREPAGVVVIIPDACGWKLRNTRALADAYARRIPAVVLLPDFMNGYGLPDSVLVVGDRVLGEKSWFWKYLIYGPVAVATMVRHFVPLLIATRAGVIVPRIGNFFRALRLAPPEPLPRPSTSSASVVDDGAATAQKAARIGVAGFCWGGKYAVQLAQLGAGPFGDAPLIDCGYTAHPSFLSLPGDLEKVARPLSVANGDDDMMMPRARMAQAKTVLGRKETCEIVEYPGAKHGFAVRGDPNDQSQADLGRRAEDQAVGWFRRWFGQGAEE from the exons ATGGCCTCGGAACACCAGGCCCCGCGCTTCTGCGCCGACTGCTTCAGGGGCACCCtgcgcggcgacgtcgagcccCAGGGCACCGAGGAGACGCTCCACGGCCTTTCGACTTACGTCGCGCGCCCCGAGCCGGGCCGCGagcccgccggcgtcgtcgtcatcatcccgGACGCCTGCGGCTGGAAGCTGCGCAATACGCGCGCGCTGGCCGACGCGTACGCCAGAAGGATCCCTGCGGTCGTCCTACTCCCCGATTTCATGAACG GGTACGGCCTGCCCGACTCCGTGCTGGTCGTCGGTGACAGGGTGCTGGGCGAGAAGTCGTGGTTCTGGAAATACCTCATCTACGGGCCCGTCGCCGTGGCCACGATGGTGCGGCACTTCGTTCCCCTCCTCATCGCGacccgcgccggcgtcatcgtcccGCGCATCGGCAACTTCTTCCGCGCCCTCCGACTCGCGCCGCCTGAGCCCTTACcccggccgtcgacctcctcggcttctgtcgtcgacgatggcgccgcgacggcgcAAAAGGCGGCGCGCATCGGCGTCGCGGGCTTCTGCTGGGGCGGTAAGTACGCCGTGCAGCTGgcgcagctcggcgccggacCGTTCGGCGACGCGCCGCTGATCGACTGCGGGTACACGGCGCACCCGAGCTTCCTGAGCCTGCCGGGGGACCTGGAGAAGGTCGCGCGGCCGCTGAGCGTGGCGAAcggggacgacgacatgATGATGCCTCGGGCCAGGATGGCGCAGGCCAAGACGGTGTTGGGGCGGAAGGAGACCTGCGAGATCGTCGAGTACCCGGGCGCGAAGCACGGGTTTGCCGTGAGAGGGGACCCCAACGACCAGAGCCAGGCGGATCTGGGGAGGCGGGCGGAGGACCAGGCCGTGGGCTGGTTCCGGCGATGGTTCGGGCAAGGGGCGGAAGAGTGA
- a CDS encoding Letm1-like protein, translated as MNHSTTLRAMRIPSSRLCAGSVHSTFLLSSIARTATPYHRLASSVATGSTPSSSPSPPVPSAKVNPPASTRPAPLDLPERQPDSSKIGHLIATGKAYIKFYKTGLKAVFSNRRLIQNVIAEKSASVEGFRSPSVFTPGVIPKGFSRADWMLLWRVRHDVLRVPLFGLVLLVCGEFTPLIVIFVDGVVPYTCRLPKQIESSFKQAEERRQNSFLEFEKAAPQGVVPGMARAAARKHVLRSLHVPGMMWEKLGFFPPGLWATKGRLRMAFLEGDDRLLARDGGAAGLEEQEVRIACTERGIDCSGRDDAELRQLLDEWLRLVDAEEAEERRKRMTVLLTTKLEKWPKDRNFELPKWQL; from the exons ATGAATCACAGCACGACGCTGCGCGCAATGCGCATCCCGTCTTCGCGCCTTTGCGCAGGCTCCGTCCACTCGActttcctcctctcctccatcGCGAGAACAGCGACCCCCTACCACCGCTTGGCGAGCTCCGTCGCAACCGGATCcaccccctcttcctctccatcgccgcccgtTCCGAGCGCCAAAGTCAACCCCCCGGCCTCGACACGCCCGGCGCCCCTGGACCTCCCCGAGCGCCAGCCCGACTCCTCCAAGATCGGCCACCTAATCGCGACGGGCAAGGCCTACATCAAGTTCTACAAGACGGGCCTCAAGGCTGTGTTCTCCAACCGCCGCCTGATACAAAACGTCATCGCCGAAAAGAGCGCCTCTGTCGAGGGCTTCCGCTCGCCCTCCGTCTTCACCCCTGGCGTCATCCCCAAGGGCTTCTCGCGTGCCGACTGGATGCTCCTCTGGCGCGTGCGCCACGACGTCCTACGCGTCCCgctcttcggcctcgtcctcctcgtctgtGGCGAGTTCACCCcgctcatcgtcatcttcgtcgatggcgtcgtgCCCTACACGTGCCGCCTACCGAAGCAGATTGAGTCCAGCTtcaagcaggccgaggagcgccGTCAGAACTCGTTCCTCGAGTTCGAAAAGGCCGCGCCGCAGGGCGTCGTGCCGGGGATggcgcgcgccgccgccagaaAGCACGTCCTCCGCAGCCTGCACGTGCCCGGCATGATGTGGGAGAAGCTCGGCTTCTTCCCGCCGGGCCTGTGGGCTACCAAGGGCCGGCTGCGGATGGCCTTCCTGGAGGGCGACGACAGGTTATTGGCgcgcgatggcggcgcggcTGGAttggaggagcaggaggtgCGCATCGCGTGCACGGAACGCGGCATCGACTGCAGTGGTCGCGACGATGCGGAGTTGaggcagctcctcgacgagtGGCTGCGACTtgttgatgccgaggaggccgaggagcggAGGAAGCGCATGACGGTCCTATTGACCACGAA GctcgagaaatggccgaaGGACAGGAACTTTGAGCTTCCCAAGTGGCAACTCTGA
- a CDS encoding Kelch-like protein 30, whose product MTDMLDRGAQRPEEVSDVDSLLRQPQTIIWLKTAEQSFAIHKSLLVESSKYFQRCLDGPFTESRTNTIDLDDDSDDSEGNVSISPLTLGTYVKLCYFTRLTAQRVKRSRRNAADHTEDSYEVSPFTLKPCDMHTPHDLTELVDMWSLCDRFHDDLLLGKVSTAIRETLNVGAKKLGEAHCAEWWVFNFANGYVALEGLHRRDDELEGLLEKLKELFVRNCSPASWERLACQLPSDFVVAASIAFQAKMATLMTNEAAIARVNGASLCYECKSRVQMALKR is encoded by the exons ATGACCGACATGCTCGACCGCGGGGCACAGCGACCCGAAGAAGTCAGCGATGTAGATAGTCTTTTGAG ACAGCCGCAGACCATCATCTGGCTCAAAACCGCCGAACAGTCCTTCGCAATCCACAAGTCCCTCCTGGTCGAGTCGTCAAAATACTTCCAGCGCTGTCTCGACGGCCCTTTCACCGAGTCCCGCACCAACACgatcgacctcgacgacgactcggacgatAGCGAGGGCAACGTCAGCATCAGCCCGCTGACACTGGGTACCTACGTCAAGCTCTGCTACTTCACCCGCCTCACGGCCCAGCGCGTCAAGCGCTCCcgccgcaacgccgccgaccaCACCGAGGACTCGTACGAGGTGTCCCCCTTCACGCTAAAGCCGTGCGACATGCACACCCCGCACGACCTcaccgagctcgtcgacatgTGGTCCCTGTGCGACCGCTTCCACGACGACCTGCTGCTGGGCAAGGTCTCGACGGCCATCCGGGAGACGCTCAACGTCGGCGCCAAGAAGCTGGGCGAGGCGCACTGCGCCGAGTGGTGGGTGTTCAACTTCGCCAACGGCtacgtcgccctcgagggcctgcaccgccgcgacgacgagcttgagggcctgctcgagaagctgaAGGAGCTGTTCGTCCGCAActgctcgccggcctcgtggGAGCGGCTGGCGTGCCAGCTGCCGAGCGACTTCGTCGTGGCGGCCTCGATCGCGTTCCAGGCCAAGATGGCGACGCTGATGACGAATGAAGCGGCCATTGCGAGGGTCAACGGGGCGAGTCTGTGTTATGAGTGTAAGTCTAGGGTCCAGATGGCCTTGAAGCGATAA
- a CDS encoding Cytochrome p450 4f8 translates to MGSLLIPIVFISVILPAQCYFRFSKIPSDDEEIFPCCLDDSPDCEAKPVSLIRRARARCKNVLSTQYRAACKLRLRGKGLRKGCFVVPGNARSFCHGMGAFLNKNVDPGYVDNIGVMLRSLTQYMDDVEAQEHALKCTTEESHRCALEWTTRSDVELFEGVSELTHNALVRTLMGDDFYESADELLSLVHAMERDVDSIWSSVLPDWVPSPPSLRLRRARDRVKEIFWERLTERHIAAKNGELETDLPDYITYLLHDTSTGPLSRYLASHLTLLMFASHTSTAAVISWVIVCLLRHPDVMAAVKRDARSAAGESVLLQACIKETMRYYDAMRCFRPAEADAEDSTCFSLPYTKHDLPGNYPHSDTWMPGRWLNAENKLVDLEEKAEEDSECMAGRRCPGEKLAAILVTQTLTTLLRCYDIKWATPDQPHTVPLDDLDFERIGSPWLKGGLRVKVSRRVWPELIGGC, encoded by the exons ATGGGTTCGCTTCTGATTCCAATCGTCTTCATCTCAGTAATACTGCCTGCGCAGTGTTACTTCAGGTTCAGCAAGATCCCCTCTGACGATGAGGAGATCTTCCCGTGCTGCCTTGACGACTCGCCCGACTGCGAAGCGAAGCCCGTTTCACTCATCCGTCGAGCCAGGGCGCGATGCAAGAACGTCTTGTCGACTCAATACCGAGCGGCCTGCAAGCTGCGACTTCGCGGCAAGGGGCTCCGCAAAGGCTGCTTCGTCGTGCCCGGGAATGCACGATCATTCTGCCACGGAATG GGCGCCTTCCTCAACAAGAATGTTGATCCGGGATACGTGGACAACATCGGGGTCATGCTCCGATCACTCACCCAGTACAtggacgatgtcgaggcACAAGAACATGCGCTCAAGTGCACCACGGAGGAGTCTCACAGATGCGCGCTGGaatggacgacgaggagcgaTGTCGAGCTATTCGAGGGGGTCTCCGAACTGACGCACAATGCCCTCGTCAGGACTCTGATGGGCGATGACTTTTACGAGTcggccgacgagctcctgAGCCTGGTGCACGCCATGGAGCGCGATGTTGACAGTATCTGGTCATCAGTCCTTCCCGACTGGGTGCCTTCTCCGCCATCCCTGCGTCTGCGTCGTGCCCGTGATCGTGTCAAGGAAATCTTCTGGGAGAGACTTACAGAGAGACATATCGCAGCGAAgaacggcgagctcgagacCGACCTGCCGGACTACATCACGTATTTGCTGCACGACACGAGCACGGGACCGCTAAGCCGCTACCTCGCTTCCCACCTCACTCTCTTGATGTTTGCCTCCCACACCTCGACAGCCGCCGTCATCTCGTGGGTCATCGTTTGT CTTTTGCGCCACCCGGACGTCATGGCTGCCGTCAAGAGAGACGCTCGAAGCGCAGCGGGCGAGTCGGTACTGCTGCAGGCTTGTATCAAGGAGACGATGCGCTACTACGACGCAATGCGATGCTTCCGccccgccgaggccgacgcggAGGACTCGACGTGTTTTTCGTTGCCCTACACGAAGCACGACCTCCCCGGGAACTACCCCCACTCCGACACCTGGATGCCCGGGCGCTGGCTGAACGCCGAGAACAAGctggtcgacctcgaggagaaggccgaaGAGGATTCCGAGTGCATGGCCGGTCGCCGATGCCCCGGCGAGAAGCTGGCAGCGATCCTCGTCACGCAGACTCTGACGACGCTTCTACGCTGCTACGACATCAAATGGGCGACACCGGACCAGCCTCACACTGTGCcccttgacgacctcgatTTCGAAAGGATCGGTTCGCCGTGGCTCAAG GGAGGCCTGAGGGTAAAGGTTTCCAGGCGGGTATGGCCCGAGTTGATTGGAGGATGCTGA